One window of Staphylococcus chromogenes genomic DNA carries:
- the ahpF gene encoding alkyl hydroperoxide reductase subunit F produces the protein MLNQELKQQLTQLLDLMEGDVVFKLSAGTDEHSEKLSNLVQEVAEMSPRITVENADLKRTPSFSINRPNEDTGITFAGVPLGHEFNSFVLALLQVSGRAPKESQSVIDQIKAIDKPLHFETFVSLTCQKCPDVVQALNLMSVLNPNITHTMIDGAVFKKEAEDIMAVPAIFLNGETFGNGRMTVSDILNELGEGPDASEFEGKETFDVLVVGGGPASASAAIYSARKGLKTGIVADRIGGQVNDTADIENLIGVKKTTGPELSTNLEQHITDYNVDVMKGVRADEIKKTDEGTEITLDNGATLKTKSLIIATGARWRQLGVPGESEFTNKGVAYCPHCDGPLFEGKDVAVVGGGNSGVEAAIDLAGICKHVTLFEYGDTMRADSVLQERLHSLPNTTVITNAATSEITGTDRVNGITYTDRKNDESKHIELDGVFVQIGLSPNTEWIGDAVQRNRMGEIEVDRLNQTNVPGIFAAGDCTDQRYKQIIISMGSGASAALSAFDYLIRN, from the coding sequence ATGTTAAATCAAGAGTTAAAACAGCAATTAACACAACTACTTGATTTGATGGAAGGTGACGTTGTGTTCAAATTAAGTGCTGGCACGGATGAACACTCTGAAAAATTAAGCAACCTCGTTCAAGAAGTTGCAGAGATGTCACCTCGCATCACAGTAGAAAATGCTGATTTAAAACGCACACCAAGTTTCAGTATCAATCGTCCAAATGAAGACACAGGGATTACATTTGCAGGTGTCCCACTTGGTCACGAATTCAATTCTTTCGTACTTGCTTTATTACAAGTCAGTGGACGTGCACCAAAAGAATCACAATCAGTGATCGATCAAATCAAAGCGATCGACAAACCTTTACATTTTGAAACATTCGTCAGCTTAACATGTCAAAAATGTCCTGACGTCGTTCAAGCTTTAAACTTAATGTCAGTGCTTAACCCAAACATTACACATACAATGATTGATGGTGCTGTATTTAAAAAAGAAGCTGAAGACATTATGGCGGTCCCAGCTATTTTCTTAAATGGTGAGACATTCGGTAATGGTCGTATGACAGTTTCAGATATCTTAAATGAATTAGGCGAAGGTCCTGATGCTTCAGAATTTGAAGGTAAAGAGACATTTGATGTGCTTGTTGTCGGCGGTGGCCCTGCAAGTGCAAGTGCAGCGATTTACTCAGCACGTAAAGGCTTAAAAACAGGTATCGTCGCTGACCGTATCGGTGGTCAAGTTAACGATACAGCAGACATCGAAAACTTAATCGGTGTTAAGAAAACAACAGGTCCTGAACTTTCAACAAACTTAGAACAACATATCACTGATTATAATGTTGACGTAATGAAAGGCGTTCGTGCTGATGAAATTAAGAAAACAGACGAAGGTACTGAAATCACATTAGATAACGGCGCAACTTTAAAAACAAAATCTTTAATCATCGCTACAGGTGCCCGTTGGCGTCAACTTGGTGTTCCAGGTGAAAGCGAATTTACAAATAAAGGTGTCGCTTACTGCCCTCACTGTGATGGTCCTTTATTCGAAGGTAAAGATGTTGCTGTTGTAGGTGGCGGTAACTCAGGTGTAGAAGCTGCCATTGACCTTGCAGGAATTTGTAAACATGTCACATTATTCGAATATGGCGATACGATGCGTGCAGATTCTGTACTTCAAGAGCGTCTCCATTCATTACCAAATACAACAGTCATTACAAATGCAGCAACTTCTGAAATTACAGGTACTGACCGTGTGAACGGCATCACGTACACAGACCGTAAAAATGATGAGTCTAAACACATTGAACTTGACGGTGTGTTCGTTCAAATTGGACTTTCACCAAATACAGAATGGATTGGCGATGCTGTTCAACGTAACCGTATGGGTGAAATCGAAGTGGATAGACTTAACCAAACAAATGTCCCAGGTATTTTTGCGGCTGGTGACTGTACAGATCAACGCTACAAACAAATTATTATTTCAATGGGATCTGGCGCAAGTGCAGCATTATCTGCCTTTGACTACCTTATCCGTAACTAA
- a CDS encoding response regulator transcription factor — protein sequence MNHILIVEDDEKIARVLQLELEFAEYEVSIAYTGKEALQQFEDHQFDLILLDVMLPELNGLEVLRRIRKKDTQVKVIMLTARDAVMDKVGGLDSGANDYMTKPFEIEELLARIRVHLKDRAPHMQETKRVFSHRHIQVDTSAREVYREGTLVNLTPKEYELLVYLLENKNQALERDQIIAKVWAYDYQGDTNVVDVYVRHLRKKLDQSKPSLISSVRGYGYMIKD from the coding sequence ATGAATCATATTTTAATTGTAGAAGATGATGAAAAAATTGCCCGCGTATTGCAATTGGAGCTTGAATTTGCAGAATATGAAGTCTCCATTGCATATACCGGTAAAGAGGCTTTACAACAATTTGAAGACCATCAATTTGACTTGATTTTACTAGATGTGATGTTGCCTGAACTTAATGGGTTAGAAGTGCTACGTCGTATTCGCAAAAAAGATACGCAAGTGAAAGTCATCATGCTCACTGCACGAGACGCGGTAATGGATAAAGTAGGCGGATTAGATTCAGGCGCAAATGATTATATGACAAAACCCTTTGAAATAGAAGAATTACTGGCGCGTATCCGTGTACATTTGAAAGATAGAGCGCCACACATGCAAGAAACGAAGCGCGTGTTCTCGCATCGTCATATACAGGTAGACACAAGTGCACGAGAAGTCTACCGAGAAGGCACGTTGGTCAACTTGACGCCGAAAGAATATGAATTGCTCGTGTACTTATTAGAAAATAAAAATCAAGCTTTAGAGCGAGACCAAATCATCGCCAAGGTATGGGCTTATGACTATCAAGGGGATACAAATGTTGTTGATGTATATGTACGCCATCTCAGAAAAAAATTAGACCAATCCAAACCGTCCTTGATTTCGAGTGTCCGTGGTTATGGATATATGATAAAGGATTGA
- a CDS encoding SLC13 family permease, whose translation MQVNVSFTQLIAWLIFLLTSLYIFGVMELSYLGKVSLMCFILALGLFVLSKVPAGLVGMLCLVIAILLGIPETMLFQAFEQPIVWLMIGAFIISAVIEKSGLLERLVAWMARHCQTQLRAVLFIIVTVLCMTFTIPSTSSRAAAFMPIFQALQVQFPKYKTFFGMLIPIMILMLTNATLIGAGSHLIGVSILEGQTEQRISYLSFLIWGLPFALLISVITVMVLWWHIQPQSISPIQSSTKTVHTEKRPLTSKEKTAAVLIGITMLLWLTESIHGFDIAFVTIAMSLIMLLPQLNLIGWNEALKKVSWSLIFFVASATVLGELLVKYQVVDYFQNQMMHTIKALPIAHEWFLVLLLSTVSVLSHLLITSHTTRAVVLIPAFILLAQLLSLNPVAIVFIALIGMNYCVTFPVSSKALLIFYELEPRPYTTKQLAQVSLYLMPLYIGLMIIMYFVYWQFMGLHLK comes from the coding sequence ATGCAAGTTAATGTGTCTTTTACCCAGCTGATTGCTTGGTTGATTTTCCTACTTACCTCTTTATATATTTTCGGCGTAATGGAATTGAGTTACCTTGGTAAAGTCAGTCTTATGTGCTTTATATTGGCACTTGGTTTATTTGTCCTATCAAAAGTTCCGGCAGGATTAGTGGGCATGTTGTGTCTAGTCATCGCAATATTATTAGGTATACCAGAAACGATGTTGTTCCAAGCGTTCGAACAACCCATTGTGTGGCTTATGATTGGTGCTTTTATTATTAGTGCCGTCATTGAAAAGAGTGGTTTATTAGAGCGCTTAGTCGCATGGATGGCGAGACATTGTCAGACGCAATTACGTGCTGTCCTCTTTATTATCGTGACTGTATTATGTATGACATTTACCATTCCATCGACGTCCAGTCGTGCCGCGGCTTTTATGCCTATATTTCAAGCGTTACAAGTCCAATTCCCAAAATATAAAACATTTTTTGGGATGTTGATTCCGATAATGATACTGATGCTGACGAATGCCACGTTAATAGGTGCAGGGAGTCATCTGATTGGTGTGAGTATTTTGGAAGGACAAACGGAGCAGCGCATAAGCTATCTGTCATTTTTAATATGGGGATTGCCTTTTGCGTTATTAATCAGTGTGATTACCGTTATGGTGTTGTGGTGGCATATTCAACCACAGTCCATATCACCTATTCAATCTTCAACTAAGACCGTACATACAGAGAAGCGTCCTTTAACGTCGAAAGAAAAAACGGCTGCTGTTCTCATTGGGATCACGATGTTGCTTTGGCTAACAGAATCAATCCACGGTTTCGATATTGCATTTGTCACCATCGCAATGAGTTTAATCATGCTTTTACCTCAATTGAATTTAATTGGATGGAATGAAGCACTCAAAAAAGTGTCATGGAGTTTAATCTTTTTTGTAGCGAGTGCCACAGTATTAGGAGAATTGCTTGTAAAATATCAAGTCGTTGATTATTTTCAAAACCAAATGATGCATACGATAAAAGCGTTACCCATCGCACATGAATGGTTTTTAGTTTTATTGTTGAGTACGGTCAGTGTGCTTTCCCATTTGTTGATTACGAGTCATACGACAAGAGCGGTCGTTTTAATCCCTGCCTTTATATTATTGGCCCAATTACTCAGTTTAAATCCTGTTGCCATTGTGTTTATTGCGCTCATAGGGATGAATTATTGTGTGACTTTTCCAGTAAGTTCTAAGGCGCTACTTATTTTTTATGAATTAGAACCACGTCCTTATACGACGAAACAATTGGCGCAAGTCAGTTTATATTTAATGCCATTATACATTGGCTTGATGATAATCATGTATTTCGTATACTGGCAATTTATGGGATTACATTTAAAGTAG
- a CDS encoding glycerate kinase encodes MKYTIIPSGFKESLSAEEVGYAIEKGIRNVVPNEDIQVIPMVDGGEGFVETMIKVKKGYKIETEVTGPVGEPISSFFGIFKEKGQTIAVIEMAAIAGLRHVPQNQRNPLYTTTYGVGETLIKALDYGIDRILIGCGDSGTSDGGIGMAQAIGVKLYDHQQNRIHIQGGADIHKIAEMDLSQIDSRLQEMQIDVAVNWTNVLCGEHGVARVFGPQKGATPEEVEHLSMNLEHLATLIERQTGKNLRTVEGSGASGGLGAGLMAFAHAQLHPRFDIIMDYIDVEEAIAQSDIVITAEGCIDYQTPNGKIPSEVARIAKNYDKPVIAFAGTIGTNAKINYQSGIDAFSSIIPCPATLENAIEDAEKWLEGSAESAIRYISIGMSMSQSIQDEDNDDVFQDEKVAVHDAS; translated from the coding sequence ATGAAATATACAATTATTCCTTCAGGATTTAAAGAGAGTTTAAGTGCAGAAGAAGTCGGCTATGCGATTGAAAAAGGAATTCGCAATGTTGTGCCGAATGAGGACATTCAAGTTATCCCGATGGTTGATGGGGGCGAAGGGTTTGTCGAAACGATGATTAAGGTGAAAAAGGGCTATAAAATTGAGACAGAAGTGACAGGCCCTGTAGGCGAACCTATTTCCTCATTTTTCGGGATTTTTAAAGAGAAAGGTCAAACTATTGCAGTGATTGAAATGGCAGCGATTGCGGGATTACGGCATGTCCCACAAAATCAACGTAATCCGCTGTATACGACAACGTATGGGGTCGGTGAAACACTCATTAAAGCATTAGATTATGGTATAGACCGTATTTTAATTGGCTGTGGTGATTCAGGGACTTCCGATGGAGGTATCGGGATGGCGCAAGCGATTGGCGTCAAACTGTATGATCATCAACAAAATCGTATCCATATTCAAGGTGGAGCGGATATTCATAAAATTGCAGAAATGGATTTATCTCAAATTGATTCGCGCTTGCAAGAGATGCAAATTGATGTAGCCGTCAATTGGACGAATGTCTTATGTGGAGAACACGGGGTGGCCCGGGTGTTTGGCCCTCAAAAAGGCGCAACGCCTGAAGAGGTCGAACATTTATCTATGAACTTAGAACATTTAGCGACGTTGATTGAGCGTCAAACCGGGAAAAATCTTCGTACAGTAGAAGGCTCAGGTGCATCGGGTGGCTTAGGCGCTGGATTAATGGCTTTCGCGCATGCACAACTACACCCGCGCTTTGATATTATTATGGATTACATTGATGTGGAAGAGGCGATCGCCCAAAGTGACATCGTGATTACCGCGGAAGGTTGTATTGACTACCAAACACCGAATGGCAAAATTCCATCTGAAGTTGCCCGTATCGCTAAAAATTACGATAAACCCGTTATTGCTTTTGCGGGAACGATTGGGACAAATGCGAAAATTAATTATCAAAGTGGTATTGATGCCTTTTCTAGTATTATTCCATGTCCAGCGACGTTAGAAAATGCGATTGAAGATGCTGAAAAATGGCTTGAAGGCAGTGCAGAAAGTGCGATTCGTTATATTTCAATAGGTATGTCCATGTCTCAATCAATACAAGATGAAGACAATGATGATGTCTTTCAAGACGAGAAAGTAGCCGTACACGATGCAAGTTAA
- the bioB gene encoding biotin synthase BioB, translating into MNLATRILQGMPLSPQEAYDLFVDDTLDTMELVHEAYQLRKHYYGHKVKLNMILNAKSGICPEDCGYCGQSREMKEKQRYALIPENQITEGAKVAAENEIGTYCIVMSGRGPSDKEVDHITASVERIKAEHPQLKICACLGLANEKQAAQLKAAGVDRYNHNLNTSANYHDEVVTTHTYQDRVDTIETMKANNISPCSGVICGMGETNQDIVDMAFALRDIDADSIPVNFLHPIKGTKFGEMDQLTPMRCLRILALFRLINPTKEIRIAGGREVNLRSLQSTALMVANSIFVGDYLITGGQPNKMDYDMIKDMGYEIDYHHDSAQPVKTL; encoded by the coding sequence ATGAATTTAGCAACGCGCATTTTACAAGGCATGCCCTTATCCCCACAAGAAGCCTATGACTTATTTGTTGATGATACATTGGATACGATGGAGCTTGTGCATGAAGCCTATCAACTCCGCAAACATTATTACGGTCATAAAGTAAAACTAAACATGATTTTAAATGCTAAAAGTGGGATTTGTCCTGAAGATTGCGGTTATTGTGGTCAATCACGTGAAATGAAAGAGAAACAACGCTATGCTTTAATTCCAGAGAACCAAATTACAGAAGGAGCTAAAGTAGCAGCTGAAAATGAAATAGGGACATATTGTATTGTGATGAGTGGTAGAGGTCCAAGTGATAAAGAGGTGGATCATATCACAGCATCAGTTGAACGTATCAAAGCAGAACATCCGCAACTAAAAATTTGTGCGTGCTTAGGGCTTGCAAACGAAAAACAAGCCGCACAACTGAAAGCGGCAGGTGTTGATCGTTACAATCATAACTTAAATACGAGTGCAAATTATCACGATGAAGTCGTCACGACGCATACATATCAAGATCGGGTGGATACCATTGAGACGATGAAAGCCAACAATATTTCTCCGTGTTCAGGTGTCATTTGTGGCATGGGAGAGACGAATCAAGACATCGTGGATATGGCATTTGCTTTAAGAGATATTGATGCAGACAGTATTCCGGTGAACTTTTTACATCCTATTAAAGGGACGAAATTCGGTGAGATGGATCAACTGACACCGATGCGTTGTTTACGTATTTTGGCACTGTTCAGACTTATTAATCCTACGAAAGAAATTCGTATTGCCGGTGGACGTGAGGTGAATTTACGCTCATTACAATCTACCGCGCTCATGGTCGCAAACTCCATTTTCGTAGGGGACTATTTGATTACAGGTGGGCAACCGAATAAGATGGATTACGATATGATTAAAGATATGGGATATGAAATCGATTATCACCATGATTCTGCTCAACCTGTGAAAACTTTATAA
- a CDS encoding PepSY domain-containing protein — MKPFIKIIIIVISLILTLLLGMMIYANAHQSYMSKENAQKLVEKRYEGKVKEIHPRNGDSEFEVKLVSADAEYHIVIDRKKEAVKKITKIKSSPSKKTKQDKVKQSKINEKQAKDIAKKHVGGTFVAIKRHQSKQTEHYAVTQHVNTAEGANVMVNRMTGKVTSVSWFTRGDATPQEEATVSSPQNNPTTVAPSNEMAPPQNTLQPPSTPTEDDDDDWDDD, encoded by the coding sequence ATGAAACCATTTATTAAAATTATTATTATCGTTATTAGTCTCATACTCACCCTCTTATTAGGAATGATGATTTACGCAAATGCGCATCAAAGTTACATGAGCAAAGAGAATGCACAAAAATTAGTCGAAAAACGTTATGAGGGGAAAGTTAAAGAAATACACCCTCGAAATGGTGATTCAGAATTCGAAGTTAAATTAGTGAGTGCAGATGCTGAATATCATATTGTGATTGATCGTAAAAAAGAAGCGGTGAAAAAAATAACAAAAATCAAATCCAGCCCTTCTAAAAAGACGAAACAAGACAAAGTTAAACAATCGAAAATAAATGAAAAACAAGCCAAAGACATTGCTAAAAAACATGTGGGTGGGACGTTTGTCGCCATTAAACGCCATCAATCTAAGCAAACAGAACATTATGCGGTGACGCAACATGTGAATACAGCTGAAGGGGCGAATGTTATGGTGAATCGAATGACGGGCAAAGTCACATCGGTTTCATGGTTTACGAGAGGAGACGCTACACCACAAGAAGAAGCAACTGTATCTTCTCCACAGAACAACCCAACTACAGTCGCTCCTTCAAACGAAATGGCACCTCCTCAAAATACATTACAGCCCCCATCAACACCTACAGAAGACGATGATGACGATTGGGACGATGATTAA
- the ahpC gene encoding alkyl hydroperoxide reductase subunit C yields the protein MSLIGKQIEEFSAQAYNAKTDEFIEVSHEDLKGNWSVVVFYPADFSFVCPTELQDVQNQYAKLQELGVNVYSVSTDTHFVHKAWHDHSDAISTLQYVMIGDPSQTITRNFDVLDETSGLAQRGTFIVDPDGVVQAAEINADGIGRDASTLVHKIKAAQYVRQHPGEVCPAKWEEGNDTLTPGLDLVGKI from the coding sequence ATGTCTTTAATCGGTAAACAAATTGAAGAATTTTCAGCACAAGCGTACAACGCAAAAACAGACGAATTCATCGAGGTCTCTCACGAAGATTTAAAAGGTAACTGGAGTGTAGTTGTATTCTATCCAGCTGACTTCTCATTCGTATGTCCAACAGAATTACAAGACGTTCAAAACCAATACGCTAAATTACAAGAGCTTGGCGTAAATGTTTACTCTGTTTCAACAGATACACATTTCGTGCATAAAGCTTGGCACGATCATTCAGATGCAATCAGCACATTACAATACGTAATGATTGGTGACCCATCTCAAACAATCACACGTAATTTTGACGTATTAGATGAAACTTCTGGTCTTGCACAACGTGGTACATTCATCGTTGACCCTGACGGTGTTGTTCAAGCAGCTGAAATTAATGCTGACGGTATTGGCCGTGACGCAAGCACATTAGTACACAAAATCAAAGCTGCACAATACGTACGTCAACATCCAGGTGAAGTTTGTCCTGCTAAATGGGAAGAAGGTAACGACACATTAACACCAGGATTAGACTTAGTAGGTAAAATCTAA
- a CDS encoding HAMP domain-containing sensor histidine kinase — MRLRTRIQLYITLMTVIVVICVNILVYFMFKHYALASELNQLENRSINIMEEIKSSENQTNAEIMNHGYILSDGYISVVNQDNIAIVKFTTDVSYNNMEQDYQANQYKKTIAYKGHHFAMVSLPIVWKNGEVVNLQLYENVDFKYETFQILKWILIGSTLFILVLIFYINNVMTRIITGPILKLIQHIKETKETKDYRPVPVHKNDSYELKVLSTAFNEMMTKLGEHDEKQRAFIMNASHELKTPITVISSYSQMLKRFGKKDAKTLDESIHAIHDEAQKMKYLTEQLLYFAQITENKTERRLEKVNVADIVNELVKRMANVYPQTLKFYNQTHSSEVCLDVPSFKQLLHIFMDNAHKYGRTCIALTLIETKSNLVLSIADDGIGIPEEELPHIFTRFYRVDKARSRKTGGSGLGLSIAREISQQQHIDIQVKSQVNVGTTFTLIIPKGGPHETIY; from the coding sequence ATGCGCTTAAGAACGCGAATACAACTTTACATTACATTAATGACGGTCATCGTCGTGATTTGTGTGAACATTCTTGTTTATTTCATGTTTAAACATTATGCGCTCGCTTCTGAATTGAATCAGTTGGAAAATCGTAGCATCAACATTATGGAAGAAATTAAGTCGTCGGAAAATCAAACAAATGCAGAAATTATGAATCATGGCTATATTTTATCTGATGGTTATATCAGTGTCGTAAATCAAGATAATATTGCTATCGTCAAATTTACAACCGACGTCTCGTATAACAATATGGAACAAGATTATCAAGCGAACCAATACAAAAAGACCATCGCTTATAAAGGGCATCATTTTGCGATGGTATCGTTACCGATCGTATGGAAAAATGGTGAAGTGGTTAATCTACAATTGTATGAAAACGTAGACTTCAAGTACGAGACATTTCAAATATTGAAATGGATCTTAATCGGTTCAACGTTATTCATTTTGGTTCTAATTTTTTATATTAATAATGTGATGACGCGTATTATTACCGGTCCGATTTTAAAACTGATTCAACATATTAAAGAGACGAAAGAAACGAAAGATTATCGCCCTGTCCCAGTGCATAAAAATGATTCTTATGAATTAAAGGTGTTGTCGACGGCATTTAATGAAATGATGACAAAGCTAGGAGAACATGATGAGAAACAACGGGCTTTTATCATGAATGCTTCACATGAGCTCAAAACACCGATTACAGTAATCAGTTCCTACAGCCAAATGTTAAAACGCTTCGGTAAAAAAGATGCGAAAACTCTTGATGAAAGTATTCATGCCATTCACGATGAAGCGCAAAAAATGAAATACCTGACAGAACAATTGCTTTACTTTGCGCAAATTACAGAAAATAAGACGGAAAGACGTCTAGAAAAGGTGAATGTGGCAGATATCGTGAATGAATTAGTTAAAAGAATGGCCAACGTGTATCCACAAACATTAAAATTCTATAATCAAACACATTCGAGTGAAGTCTGTCTTGATGTCCCTTCTTTTAAACAGTTATTGCATATTTTTATGGACAATGCGCATAAATATGGCCGGACATGTATTGCACTAACACTGATAGAAACAAAATCAAATTTGGTGTTATCCATAGCCGATGATGGGATTGGTATCCCTGAAGAAGAGTTACCACATATTTTCACACGTTTTTATCGTGTTGATAAAGCACGCTCACGCAAAACAGGAGGATCGGGACTCGGCCTCTCTATTGCTCGAGAAATCTCACAGCAACAGCACATTGACATTCAAGTGAAGAGTCAAGTGAATGTCGGCACGACGTTTACGTTAATCATTCCAAAAGGAGGCCCTCATGAAACCATTTATTAA
- a CDS encoding DUF1002 domain-containing protein: MYKKLLISGVAAAILTTSVIQNAEAANEYKPKEDIFIQGADLNQKQLDETKDLLGVDNDVTTYKVDYNDVIRYTGTEYDFIHSSAYIQPKTFGRGVDVEIETPENITRITREQYMNAAITAGIQDATIKIAAIDPVTGEGALTGIYKAYEAQGNTLNQKDIQHAHQEMNDLANISEANAQKEGYSDEALNQAIADMKSQIAEAKQNNQQINQTTVTNIVNQTIHENHLNKILSDNDIAIIQNLMMNVAQSDVINQDPKAYQKQANALKKDIQKQASDKLDELKKLNTEESRNFLQKIWDAIVEIFTSLYHWLVSFL, encoded by the coding sequence ATGTATAAGAAACTACTCATTAGTGGAGTTGCAGCCGCTATATTAACGACGAGCGTCATTCAAAACGCAGAAGCTGCAAATGAGTACAAACCTAAAGAAGATATTTTTATTCAAGGGGCAGATTTAAATCAAAAGCAATTAGATGAAACCAAAGATCTTCTCGGTGTGGATAACGATGTGACGACGTATAAAGTCGATTATAATGATGTGATCCGTTATACCGGAACAGAATATGATTTTATTCATTCAAGTGCGTACATTCAGCCGAAAACGTTTGGGCGTGGGGTTGATGTAGAAATAGAGACACCGGAAAACATTACACGAATCACACGTGAGCAATATATGAACGCAGCCATTACGGCAGGGATACAAGATGCGACGATTAAAATTGCGGCCATTGACCCAGTGACGGGCGAAGGCGCATTAACAGGTATTTATAAAGCATATGAAGCGCAAGGCAACACCTTAAACCAAAAAGATATTCAACATGCGCATCAAGAAATGAATGATTTGGCCAACATTAGTGAAGCTAATGCTCAAAAAGAAGGCTATTCTGATGAAGCCTTAAACCAAGCGATTGCGGATATGAAATCACAAATTGCTGAAGCCAAACAAAATAACCAGCAAATTAATCAAACGACGGTTACAAACATTGTGAATCAGACTATTCACGAAAATCATTTAAACAAAATTTTAAGTGATAATGATATTGCAATCATTCAGAATTTGATGATGAATGTGGCTCAATCAGACGTGATTAATCAAGATCCAAAAGCGTATCAAAAACAAGCCAACGCGCTTAAAAAGGATATCCAAAAACAAGCGAGCGATAAACTCGACGAACTGAAAAAACTGAATACAGAAGAATCACGAAATTTCCTACAAAAAATTTGGGATGCGATTGTAGAGATTTTTACAAGTTTATATCATTGGTTAGTCTCTTTTCTATAA
- the chrA gene encoding chromate efflux transporter, whose translation MKTYVQLFFIALRLGCTSFGGPTAHLGYFYNEYVKRRRWLTETQYAHLVALCQFLPGPASSQVGFGIGVAKAGLIGGIISFVGFTLPSVLILMIFALIFHKTSMEMGWVNGLKIVAVAIVLHAILGMAHKLLPDVKTKLLALFTLVITVLVTHASAQIVALVIVGIMGLFLFQEERTESTAVRLFNIRKSVGGVALILFFSLLFILPFLNAVSQSTWIAMIDHFYRAGALVFGGGHVVLPLLKEGFVATNMISANEFITGYALAQAVPGPLFTFATYIGTVMSGGLGGLVATIAIFLPAFLLLVGVLPFWEQVQSNVKVRQMLKGASAGVVGILIAAFYDPILTSAIHTRIDFVFAAILFVLLAYCKVPSWAIVVLGIVGGIVLY comes from the coding sequence ATGAAAACGTACGTACAACTATTTTTCATTGCTTTAAGGTTGGGGTGTACTTCATTTGGGGGCCCCACTGCGCATTTAGGCTATTTTTATAATGAATACGTGAAACGGAGGCGATGGTTAACGGAGACACAATACGCCCATCTCGTGGCACTTTGCCAGTTTTTACCAGGACCTGCGAGCAGTCAGGTCGGATTTGGTATCGGGGTGGCGAAAGCAGGGCTCATAGGAGGAATTATTTCGTTCGTTGGTTTTACACTACCTTCCGTCTTAATTTTAATGATATTTGCCCTAATCTTTCATAAGACAAGCATGGAGATGGGATGGGTAAATGGTTTAAAAATTGTGGCGGTGGCTATTGTCCTTCATGCCATATTAGGGATGGCGCATAAATTATTGCCTGATGTCAAAACGAAATTGTTGGCTTTATTTACACTTGTCATCACGGTACTTGTAACGCACGCTTCTGCACAAATCGTGGCCCTCGTGATTGTTGGTATAATGGGGCTGTTTTTGTTTCAAGAGGAGCGCACTGAAAGTACCGCTGTGCGTTTGTTCAATATTCGAAAGTCTGTCGGTGGGGTAGCATTAATACTCTTTTTCAGTCTTTTATTCATTTTACCGTTTTTAAATGCAGTCTCACAGTCGACATGGATAGCGATGATTGATCATTTTTACCGTGCAGGTGCCCTTGTTTTTGGAGGAGGACATGTCGTGCTTCCGCTCTTAAAAGAAGGGTTCGTCGCAACAAATATGATTTCAGCAAATGAGTTTATTACAGGATATGCGTTGGCGCAAGCTGTTCCAGGACCGTTATTCACATTTGCGACCTATATTGGCACTGTAATGTCAGGAGGATTAGGGGGTCTCGTTGCCACTATCGCTATTTTTCTACCGGCCTTTTTATTGCTTGTAGGTGTATTGCCATTTTGGGAACAGGTGCAAAGTAATGTCAAAGTACGCCAAATGTTAAAAGGAGCCAGTGCAGGTGTCGTCGGGATTTTAATTGCTGCATTTTACGACCCTATTCTCACTTCAGCGATACACACACGCATAGATTTTGTGTTTGCGGCAATATTATTTGTGCTGTTAGCGTATTGTAAAGTGCCCTCTTGGGCCATCGTTGTTCTAGGAATTGTTGGGGGGATTGTGCTTTATTAA